GCTCTTTATTACGAGGAACACATGACAAGAACAGGTGGTGACACATGATGGCGGTGGTGTGGTGGTCAGCGATGGTGCCGGTCCCGGCTTCGCGACCGCCGACCGCGGTGCCTGCTCCCCGACCTCCTGCTACGCGGCGAGGGGCGCCGAGAGCGGCTCCTGCTCCGCGAATGccgggggctgcgacggcgggGCGAGCGCGAGCGACGACGAGAGCGGCTCCTCTTGCGCGCCGGGCTGCGCGACAAGCGGCGCTTCGCGCTCCGTGAGCGACGACCACGGCGCCTTGGACTGCGAGATCGCCGGCGTGGACTACGGGATTTCCTTCGGGGACTGCGCGACCGGCGACGTGCAGGGCTAGGTGAACGTCGCCTGGGGCTGGGCGAACGGCGTCGCGGTGGGCTCGGGCTACGACGGCGCGGGCTCGGACTACGACGGCGCGGGCTCGGACTACGACGGCGCGGGCTCGGGCTGCGACGACGCGGGCTCGGGCTGCGACGACGCGGGCTCGGGCTGCGACGACGCGGGCTTGGCGACCTTCGTCGTGGACTCGGGGATCGGCGGCGCGGAGGGCTGGGCGACCTTCGTCGTGGGCTCGGCGAACGGCGGTGGGGAGGGCTCGGCGACCTTCGTCGCGGGCTCGGCGAACGGCGGCGCGGAGGGCTTGGCGACCTTCGTCGTGGGCTTGGGGATCGGCGGCGCGGAGGGCTCGGTGTAGGCCGATGCGGGCTAGAAGAACTGCGCTGCGGACTGGGGGAGCGTGGTCGCGGACTCGCCGAGCGTTGGTTGCTCGGACTAAGGGAAGTACGGCGAGGGGGCGGTGGCGGTGACACAGACTGCTGGCGAGGGCTTGCCGATCGCTGTGCCGGACTGGCCGACTGCCTGGATGGCGACTGCCTCCGTGGACTGGGCGAATGCCTTTTGGGACTCGCTGACCGATGCCTCGGGCTGGGTGAATGACGCCTGGGACTCGGCGATCGGCGCTTTGGGCTGGGAGAGCGGCGCCTGGGACTGGGAGAACGACGTCTGGGACTTATCGAACGGCGCCTGGGACTGGGAGAGCGGTGCCTGGGGCTGGGAGAGCGGCGCCTGGGACTGGGAGATCGGCGCCTGGGGCTTGGCGAACGACGTCTCGGACTGGGAGAGCGTCGCCTggggcttggtgaacgacgcctaggaCTGGGAGAGCGGCGCCTAGGACTTGGCGAACGACGTCTGGGGCTTGGCGAACGACGTCTTCTCGGGCTAGGCGGAGACCGGCGCCTCGGGCTAGGTGGAGACCGGCGCCTCGGGCTAAGCGAACGACGCCTCGGACTGGGGGAACGGCGGCGTGGGCTCCGCGAACGCCTTGGCGAGCGTTTGCGAGGACTTGGCGATCGCCGGCGCGGCGAGCTCGGCGTTCTGCGCGGACTTCGCGGACGAGCCTGCCGGGGCGATGGAGACCTCCTGAAATAAAATaatgcgtaaataaatgaactatCAAGTCTAAAGATCTGCTAAATACTACCATAAAGCTGCTTGTGCGTCGCACTCCCCTGGTTGGTGATAGTTATACTAAACAGTTATACTAAACATAGTTATACTAAACAATTTATGAGAGCACCACACGAGCAGTGTAATGCTACATGGAAAAGCAAAGTGGCCCTCACAGTCAACGATTTGCAAGCACACATGCTATTTAATAGTTTCTGCATCATCAGAAATCGTTTCCTTCTAAAAAGTATATATGTTAAATAGAAATGTACTCCCTAACAATTTTCGGTTCATATAGCCACAAATGGCAGAGAAACCAAAGAGTGATTTTGCTTGAACCAATATTAGGTATAATACACACATTCAGGGGCCATTCAAATTGTACTAAGCAAATTTTTTTAATACTTCAAAAAAATGAAACTTCagaccagggtgtctaccaagctgacatttccaaattccctgagttttccaggttttccctgagcacttttgctaaattccctgaatgagccagaactttgttttatgtcaagacaggctgacaccatgttgcccgatgctgtcactctctagtaggcacgttgaaacaaaaaaaaaattacttaatccagtttgaatagtaaggagtaatatctattttatttaaaaagaaaacagaaggaaggtgttagtaaaatgcacagtgaaaaaaatgataaaacccattgcaaattgggtcgaacattttcaaatacgaatgtaaggagatgcatacataagtaaatattttttgaatatgagctatttctatcaactgatagcgaGCTCATGGGTATGAGGCCTGAACATTGTCACaattaagattctctctcagcagctgggaagtcaatctcaactgtcctgacaatgacatactctcagcccgtacaaaacatctcagtgttgggtttcactgctttaaatagcttattttggtttgaatgagggacacctgtatctcggcatcagccaacgctttgttttttgagctcaagctccttcaaagaggtggcGGCACGCTTcatttcccgttaattcctcaggacGCCGGTCCTTCCTGTTATCATCCTCCTTCTGTCACACGTTCACCCCATgtatcatttgaagcatcctcttggtcagctgtacagtcaacgtccgatttttcgggctccctaggggccgcaagaacatccgaaaaatcgggcagtccgaaaaaaatgaatgcatgtctctaACTGCCTATAAGGGCTAAAATTGGCACAGGCACGTCCGCAAaagttcttaaggcctgccagtacacttattaggcatatcagtgctcgtactgtgacaggagatgggggtGCACGCGCGTATATTTAAGCAATACATACTGTGtgcaattgccccttcccacgcttgttaagcttcaccgcctaacaccgctgtaatgaggcgaagctaactttcggagaccgGCATTACGAAACGCGTTGTGTGtactctgcgagcttcgaagccaatggcgaagattacaaacgtggtgttggtgccattgcttacagcggcgaattctttcaatgaaaaacaccgcaccgcacggcaagaagcttaacagcaaacgcagaagcagctaggcctaaagttgccgtggtggtggctacggctgccggcggatctgcgtgcgatagtGCCATGGCacgttcgaggcggcgagataatcaaaatggcggcggtggcggctttgaataatgccatttcagacctgcagtcagggcaatatacatttaataaatggagtacgtggtggtgccgcaaagccgtgcaaattatcgggcatgtccgaaaaagcgtctggaaaatcggtcgttaactactctggcaatacatcgtgccgatgaaacggcgtcaatgacgattcattgcgattcctctgttactggagccagcattaacacgagtttcgttccctttcaataaagttactgctaattttccctgacagaagcacaaattccctgagttttccttgagtttttccagactgttcaattTCCCTGAGAaatcccggttttcccggttggtagacaccctgcagacTTCATTTAACCTTTGCGGTCATCAATTAAGAAGGCAGGGCAGGTGGAACATCTTTTGACACTGAAATTAGTAAAATCTCACTATAATGAAATTGAAGAGGAACCTGATATTACCGAACAACTGTTGTCCACTTTTGAGAGCCAACGTTGTCCTGCAGTGCTTCTCTCATATGTTTTCAAAACACTGATAAGCCAAATAAtcaggacttgagactgactccaaccaaataactgaattttattagcccgacgtttcggagcccattcggctccttcttcagagggttgttcttcgggggtggcggtgtgccgcttttaaagtgtcttttgcaaagaaaggaaCGGGgagcacgggaggtggggagacacttcacagacggaaaggtggggggggacAAAAGGAAAGGGGAGGGCGTTGCCGTCAACAAcgcccccccctttccttttgttcccccccacctttccgtctgtgaagtgtctccccacctcccgtgctcccccttcctttctttgcaaaagacgctttaaaagcggcacaccgccacccccgaagaacaaccccctgaagaaggagccgaatgggctccgaaacgtcgggctaataaaattcagttatttggttggagtcagtctcaagtcctaatcaatttcccaaccagacaggcaattctgtcgaaatgtttagcttcaagccAAATAATCACCAAGGACATAGAGCAGAGACATATCTTGCTATGATACATTTCAAATTTcagttattattatttattgtacCGAATGTCCGATTTCAGCGATGATAAACCGAGTGAGGATATGCAGCAGTTTATTGCACATGCAGTTAGCACAGCAAGTATtagatttcttttttcatgtaCTGCAAGTCATTTTATTTACATTCACTCGGCATGCACGTCCTTCATCCAAGGCACACCATGTTGCAAGCACAAAGAAGAGAGTGATCttaaactttttgtgcgcaaacaaacagggacgaagaataggggcaacacaaggacgagtgctTGTGTCCAAGCGCTCAAGAGAGTGAGTCAGCCTTACTGGTAGAGGATAAACACGACAGCTAACTCAGCAGCACAATTGATCTGCCGCATTGCCAGGCGAAGGACAGCAAATGCGAAATAGGAACTGTATCAGACAAGTTACAACAGAAGCTTCCTGAATCACTAGATTTGGCCTAGTCTGTGCTAAATGGTCAGTAAATCTACATTATGAACTACTAAAGGTTTGTTATTTCTATTATAAAAATTTTGCCTTCATTAAAGCGAGATTTTAAATGCATGGGTTTATTATATGAGAAATTTCAAGGGCAATAGCAATTACAGCTGCAAAAAATAAGTTAGATTTGATCTGACTGAGAGCTGCGGAGAAGTTCAAGTTTTCTGAAGTCTGATGGCACCAATTTTCCCGTCAGTCTTCAGTTCACAAGTGGCCAGAAAAGCCTGTAAACACACTGACACATGCACATATGCTTGCATGTGACCAGCATTATCTTAATTCCGACCATTGAATACATGGACCTAATTTGAATCCCCTGGCAACTTGCTACAGAAATCAGCCAAGCTCCGCTAGCCAAATGATTGCTGGTTTCTTTGCAACAGTCACTGCCAGAAACTCCCGTTTTTCATTGCTCTGTGCACTGACGCACACATTAGGGTGCTTTATTATAGTGTAAAATGGTTACATTAGCTAGTGACACAACACTAGCACTATCGTACACTTCAGAACCCGGCTCAAATTTGCTTTTTAGAAGGATGGAAATGAGTCGAGTGCTGGCACTAACAGTTATGATGCCACCTAGATTTAAGGCTTCAcaaagtacagtgaaacctcattactATAAACACCACAATAACGAACTTTTCAGATGAAAGAACCCTTCAGAAGTCCCCACGTGACTttttatagtttcaatgtaaacatatttcagtactacgaacttcagaaaaCCGCACTTTCCAGAATGACGATCGTTATTCAGTTTCCGTGTCCagaattttggggctttcactataacctttcagaataacgaacaatttTCGGCGGTCCCCTGtgattcgttatatcgagatGTGACTGTACAAGTTAAAGTGATAGATTTGTGCTCAAGAACGTCTAAGGTGTGAATATTATCACAAAGCTTTAGTAATAGAGAAATTAAGCTAAATGCAGGACACTATTAGAGGCTCCCCCAGGACATTGAAGTATTAGGCTGATGACGGCACTCTTCATTATATAATTCTGTTGCTAGCATTCATAGCCGCCCGCGCTTTCGtatttcagtagtttcattatccCAGATTGCTACACTAgctttgctggctcgcgaaacttacaAAACTGCAAATATCAGAGAATGCCGCATGCATATAATGTCAAAAGGTTCCAGAACAGTCaacgccacttgaccaagagcGGCTGCAGTACGAACGCAGTGTTTCGGCACGGTTTCTCCATGGACGTGCATTTGCGCTTTGGGTAGAAAACAATAGTGTCATCTGTTCGGCACCATTTGGCTCACCAACAGCAGTAAAGAGCGGTGATGGCTTACGTAGCATCCCTACTCCCCGCCTGTGGGTAGAAGATTTGAACTGCACTGTAGGTATGCAGACTCTTCAGAcgcaattttcttgtaaactgtCTTTTCTTAGCACAAAACAAGCACTGCAAGGTTTCTGGCACTATTTTACACATCAATTTGCCTTTATTTGCTTTTAGCATCCCTTTAAGCTAATGCACACCGAATGTCAAGAACAATGCTGCATCTGTATTATCTGTACAGCATTGACCAAGGTGGCAGCTATGGCTGCTCAATGAAAACATACATCTTGTGCGTCTTTATCGAGCAGCGATGGTGTCACGAACTGCACTTTGCCTTTCTGCAAATGATGATCATAAAATTTAAGGTGATGCGCCATATATTGCAAAAGCAAGCACTTGTCATTTATAGCCTCTGAAATCTGGCAGCACATGTGGCCCGCCAAGCACTGCcacgtctcggaggccatgcctacCTAATACCACTGCTCTTGTTCAGCCTAACGCATCAAAATATAGAGAACGGATCTCTAAAACAGCTCCTTGTTTCCTCTAATACTTAGCTGTCAAAGCATCACAACACAAATCTAAAGCAATTACAAAAATCTGCTGGGAGCAGTGAAGGATGATATGATGACTTGATAGAACCAAAGTGGGTGACTGTCATCTCAACAATGCCACCATGTATTTCACAACCTTTGCAGGTGTTAGCGTCTCATGATAAATTCCAATAACAGTGGAGGCATGCAATGTGAAAAGCTGCCAGAGGGTTCTATGCATGCAGAGATTGACCATGTGCTATCTCTGCATTCAGCGTAGTGCCCTGTATGTTATACTAAAGCTCTTTACTGAAGGTAGACTTGGTGCTATTTTAGGCTGCTAGATGATTCTGACAGAAAAGTTCGCAGGGTGTCtcccaagttgacatttccaaattccctaaGTTTTCCAGGCTTTCCCTGAGAGcccttgcaaaattccctgagtgatgcagaactatgttttttGTCAAGCCAAGCTGAagccatatcgcccgatgctgtcactctctagtaagcatatgaaaaaaaattttgagaacgacttaatccaatttgaatactaaggagtagtgtttatgttattcaaaaagagaatagaagggaggggttagtaaaatgcacagcaaacaaaatcgcttcgaaaaaaaaattgcaaatcaagtcggacattctcaaatacgaataaaaaaggagatgcatacgaaagcaaatattttcgaatatgagctatttctatcaactgatagcaagctcagtggtatgaggcccgaactttgtcacaattgagattctctctcaacagcttgtaagtcaacctcaactgtcctgacatactctcagaccgcgcacaacgcctcagtgttgtgtttcactgctttaaagagtttattttggcttAGATGAGGGACATTtgcatcttggcatcagccaacattttgttttttgagctcaagctccttcaatatggcggcagcacgcttccttccCCATTCATGCCTCAATgcgttggtcctttctgttcctgtactccttccgccactcgttcgccccacggaccatttgaagcatcttcttggtcagttgcacagtccacgtcctaGTTTTTGAACTCATTAGGGGCcgtgaaaacgtccgaaaaattggccagttggaaaaaaaataaatgcatgccatttactgcccttaacggctcaaaccgccacaggcacattcgaaaacgctctgaaggcccgtcggtacacgtattaagcatatcggtgctcgtgctCCGACAGGAAATactgggtgcacgcgtgtataattaaggaatacataatgtgtcccgtggcaatagccccttcccgcgcttgttatgcttcactgcaatacttttgcgtaagcttcaccaagtaacatatatgtacagaggcgaagctgactttcaggaactggcattatgcaacgcactgtgctttccaagcttctaagccaatcgcgagtaCCGCAAAGGCAGAggccgtgccattgctgacagcagccaATTCTTTCAGTAAAAAACACAGCACCTAAAGGCAAGAAGGTTCACAGCGAaagtcaaagcagctaggcctagcgttgccgcagtggtggccacggctgccagcggatctgcgtgcgagagcgccgatttgaggcggcgaggtaatcaaaatggcagcagtggtggcattaatgccgtttcagacctgtgGTCACGGAAAAACGGGAAAATCGGACggtgaagagttcttgcgtccgaaatttccgACGTTCTGATACAAATTGACTCTATGAGGCACGTGGTGGTGCCGTGAAGCCGTCCAAAGTATCGGGAATGCGGAAagttggtcgttgactgtacactctCAACACCTCCAGCCGACAACAGGacatcaaagacgattcattacgattcctgtctgttactcgagccagcattagcgcgactttcgaccctttcaataaaattacagctaattttccctgatagaggcacaaattccctgagtttttccagactactcaaaatccctgagaattacCGGTTTTCCCGGTAGGTAGACACCCTGAGTTTGAAACATCAATCAGCTAAATCATTCAAGGTATTGTCACTGCTTAACACATAAAGGAAGCAAACAGTGAACATACGATATGCACATGACAAACACGTAGATGCAGCTTTGACAACTTAGCGGCTTGATGTAGCCGGGATTGTTCCATAGTATGGACGTGATCTGAGAAAAACTGGATTGACAAAGCTACCGCAGTATCATCCTGCTACTTTAATTTCGAGGCAGTGCTGCAATGTTGTTCAATTTAGCTGTTGGTGACTGCACTTATTTCGCGTTATTTTCCTTAGAATGCTTTAAGCTACCTCATGAGGCTTGGCTGTATGTAGTCGGACATCACTAGTCTAACTGCACCTTTTATATCAAGCTTGAATATTTTGAATTAttatacagggtcctgaatatttcacTGCACATGTTCGAAAAACAGCTTTGCGCTCACCGCTgctctgttcttgctcaaattttgcagaatgaTTGCATTTTAGCACCGAGTTCGTTTAGTAAACACTTGGCACAattaattgcctggtttttaagaaaGAAGTGCAAATTTGCCTGCGTTTATCACCTGCAGAAAGCATTTCAGGGAGGGCTGTCGCGTGTGGCCCGCTCCTGGAACAGACAACTTGCCTCCCTGAAAcactgctttctgcagatgacgaTATGCTTGCACCGTCGCAGCAGCAGCTCACATCCTCATAAGCACAGGCAAAATTGcacttttttcttaaaaaccaggcaattagCTGTGCCAAGTGCTACACTAAACGAAGTTGAtgccaaaatgcgatcgttcaGCAAAATTTAATCAAGAACAGTGCAGTGGTGAGCGTAAGACCGTTTTTCGAACAGGCGCAGcaaaatattcaggaccctgtattgTCAATGGTGGTCTGATGAAAATTGCACAACTAGTATATACTGATTTTTCTTAGAAACTTGACATCAAATGTGACAATGTGCGAGTTTGTTTTTTGCCTCGCCACTCGTGCCTCACTGGCATTGCACTACTTGATCTCGATTTCTTGTATGCAGGGATTTGCATAAATGCTACAATGAAGCTACTCTATCTGGATGAGTGGTCTACTATCTGAGTCTACTACAGAGACCACTGAAAGCGACTGATCTGTACTGTAACACTATTTGTATCTAATGAGCTTGCCTGGTCATCATACCTGGGTTGTGCTATGTGTGCCATGACACTTAAGTTCCTTTGTACCTATGACATTACTGATACTGTGCAGCACAGTGAAAACAGCAGGTGATGATGCTGGCTCATGGAAGTACCATGGCAGGAACTGCAGTGCACAATGGGCAAG
This Dermacentor albipictus isolate Rhodes 1998 colony chromosome 1, USDA_Dalb.pri_finalv2, whole genome shotgun sequence DNA region includes the following protein-coding sequences:
- the LOC135919378 gene encoding serine/arginine repetitive matrix protein 1-like isoform X1, whose product is MNPLTNVKNITKLNETELKLGVTEKTSWHKKYKDSAWIFIGGLDYQLTEGDVICVFSQYGEVVNINLIRDKKTGKSKGYCFLCYEDQRSTVLSVDNLNGISLCKRTIRVDHVENYRPPKDSEDLDALMAKLHREGCAPETVARDDHKSEDDSEDEMGAEDGPQKGPPPADSRGDDPEYAKRLKKEKKKLKKERKKKKRLKREKRKLKRMAAKTGSNSSSHNQAGSGGGGGQSSESASSGDSGSASDNSPVRPLSPPPPQQGAGDGPPPANGLPRPPITGIQSRLVKLAMADYPLSPVRPCSPSPSDRKRRTPPAGYRSPSFQRRSPSPRQARPRSPRRTPSSPRRRSPSPRKRSPRRSRSPRRRSPSPRRRSLSPRRRSPPSPRRRSPPSPRRRRSPSPRRRSPSPRRRSPSPRRRSPSPRRRSPSPRRRSPSPRRRSPSPRRRSPSPRHRSPSPRRRSISPRRRSPSPRRRSPSPKRRSPSPRRHSPSPRHRSASPKRHSPSPRRQSPSRQSASPAQRSASPRQQSVSPPPPPRRTSLSPSNQRSASPRPRSPSPQRSSSSPHRPTPSPPRRRSPSPRRRSPSPPRRRSPSPRRRSPSPPHRRSPSPRRRSPSPPRRRSPSPRRRSPSPRRRSPSPRRRSPSPRRRSPSPRRRSPSPRRRSPSPRRRSPSPPRRRSPSPRRRSPSPARRRSRSPRRKSRSPRRRSRSPRRRGRRSRSAKRRLSRSPARKRSRSRRRSRSPRRRSPRHSRSRSRSRRPSPRSRRSGSRHRGRRSRSRDRHHR
- the LOC135919378 gene encoding uncharacterized protein isoform X2, which codes for MAEAVGASTTLCKRTIRVDHVENYRPPKDSEDLDALMAKLHREGCAPETVARDDHKSEDDSEDEMGAEDGPQKGPPPADSRGDDPEYAKRLKKEKKKLKKERKKKKRLKREKRKLKRMAAKTGSNSSSHNQAGSGGGGGQSSESASSGDSGSASDNSPVRPLSPPPPQQGAGDGPPPANGLPRPPITGIQSRLVKLAMADYPLSPVRPCSPSPSDRKRRTPPAGYRSPSFQRRSPSPRQARPRSPRRTPSSPRRRSPSPRKRSPRRSRSPRRRSPSPRRRSLSPRRRSPPSPRRRSPPSPRRRRSPSPRRRSPSPRRRSPSPRRRSPSPRRRSPSPRRRSPSPRRRSPSPRRRSPSPRHRSPSPRRRSISPRRRSPSPRRRSPSPKRRSPSPRRHSPSPRHRSASPKRHSPSPRRQSPSRQSASPAQRSASPRQQSVSPPPPPRRTSLSPSNQRSASPRPRSPSPQRSSSSPHRPTPSPPRRRSPSPRRRSPSPPRRRSPSPRRRSPSPPHRRSPSPRRRSPSPPRRRSPSPRRRSPSPRRRSPSPRRRSPSPRRRSPSPRRRSPSPRRRSPSPRRRSPSPPRRRSPSPRRRSPSPARRRSRSPRRKSRSPRRRSRSPRRRGRRSRSAKRRLSRSPARKRSRSRRRSRSPRRRSPRHSRSRSRSRRPSPRSRRSGSRHRGRRSRSRDRHHR